From a single Aythya fuligula isolate bAytFul2 chromosome 16, bAytFul2.pri, whole genome shotgun sequence genomic region:
- the LOC116495775 gene encoding BPI fold-containing family B member 4-like: MRTALSIAVVYALLTLTLGQPPTDAVLRLNKGVLSDALAGSLRQGSALRGALGEMPLGSGVPGVDGSGGLQGGGLGGGLLGGGGLLGGLTGGLLGGGGGGGLLGGLTGGLLGAGGEAGGGLLGRGGEAGGGLLGGNAFGGLRGDAYGAAPRNGLPPRGWPAAAGDVPRGGIPLGVAGGALGDGGLQGTAGTLGGGLLGVLGEGGLLSTVQGLTGLRIVDLTLPRVSLRLLPGIGVHLNLYTRVALNGKSLLGLLDIAVEVNITSRVRLTMDGTGYPRLVIEKCDTLLGGIKVRLLRGLLPVVDNLLASVLNRLLPNLLCPVLDVALGLVSDQLGFVNSLVPLGLLGSIQYTVSSLPLVTGQFLEVDLNTVVGRVAGGLVDYPLGRAESVPAPPRVPMPPLPPMPDTSSSQLGLSVNFLRSVLSALQKEGALDLDIANGMFPELPPLTTSTLGALVPAVFKAYPEPHELLLKIAVPEAPVVTLKKNKATIQLKATAEVVAIHHDDVQKFLCLLNIDASLLAQFSVEGNKLKISASREKTDLFLESSSVGDFDISLLEMLVDKIFDVAFLPALNSVLGRGVPLPRLLNIDFTNADINVIEDLLVLSA; encoded by the exons ATGCGAACAGCTCTGAGCATCGCTGTCGTGTACGCCCTGCTGACCCTGACACTGGGCCAGCCACCAACAGATGCCGTCCTGAGGCTCAATAAGGGTGTTCTGAGTGACG CTCTTGCAGGCTCCCTGCGGCAAGGCAGTGCCCTCCGTGGTGCCCTCGGCGAGATGCCCCTCGGCAGCGGAGTGCCCGGTGTGGACGGCAGCGGCGGCCTGCAGGGCGGTGGCCTTGGAGGAGGTCTCCTTGGTGGCGGTGGCCTGCTGGGTGGTCTTACCGGTGGTCTGCTGGGCGGTGGTGGTggcggggggctgctgggggggctgacTGGTGGCCTGCTGGGCGCGGGTGGTGAAGCTGGCGGTGGCTTGCTGGGCAGAGGTGGGGAGGCTGGAGGTGGTCTGCTCGGTGGCAATGCTTTTGGGGGTCTTCGTGGAGATGCTTACGGGGCGGCCCCCAGAAACGGCCTCCCTCCCAGGGGCtggcctgcagctgctggtgacGTCCCCAGGGGTGGCATCCCCCTGGGGGTCGCTGGAGGAGCGCTGGGTGATGGAGGTCTCCAAGGCACGGCGGGGACCCTCG GCGGTGGGCTGCTCGGCGTCCTGGGGGAAGGAGGCTTGCTCAGCACGGTCCAGGGGCTCACCGG GCTGAGGATTGTGGACCTGACGCTCCCCAGGGTGTCCCTACGGCTCCTGCCTGGCATCGGCGTCCACCTGAACCTCTACACCCGGGTGGCCCTCAATGGCAAAAG CCTCCTGGGTCTGCTCGACATCGCAGTGGAAGTGAACATCACATCGAGGGTCAGGCTGACCATGGACGGCACCGGCTATCCCAGACTGGTGATAGAGAAGTGCGACACGCTCCTCGGGGGCATTAAAGTCAGACTGCTGAGAGG cCTGCTCCCAGTTGTGGATAATTTATTggccagtgtcctgaacaggCTTCTTCCTAATCTG ctctgcccagtCCTCGATGTTGCCCTGGGCCTCGTCAGCGACCAGCTGGGGTTCGTCAACT cacTGGTGCCACTGGGTTTGCTGGGCAGTATCCAGTACACCGTGTCCAGCCTCCCCCTGGTGACCGGCCAGTTCCTTGAAGTAGACCTGAAT ACTGTTGTTGGGCGAGTAGCAGGAGGCCTGGTTGACTACCCgctgggaagagcagaaagTGTCCCCGCACCTCCGAGGGTCCCCATGCCGCCCCTGCCACCAATGCCGGACACCAGCTCCTCCCAGCTGGGCCTTTCTGTCAACTTCCTCAGGTCGGTGCTGTCTGCCCTGCAGAAGGAAGGCGCCCTGGACCTGGACATCGCCAACGGCATG TTCCCTGAGCTCCCACCGCTGACAACATCGACGCTGGGAGCCCTGGTTCCTGCG GTTTTCAAGGCGTACCCTGAGCCACACGAATTGCTGCTGAAAATTGCAGTCCCCGAAGCACCTGTGGTGAccctaaagaaaaacaaagccacgATCCAGCTCAAGGCTACAGCAGAGGTGGTGGCCATCCACCATGACGACGTCCAGAAGTTCCTCTGCCTTCTGAATATC GACGCTTCCCTGCTGGCCCAGTTCTCTGTTGAGGGCAACAAACTGAAGATCAGCGCCAGCCGTGAGAA gaCTGATCTCTTCTTGGAGTCTTCATCTGTCGGTGACTTTGAT ATCTCGCTGCTGGAGATGCTCGTTGACAAGATTTTCGATGTCGCTTTCCTGCCTGCACTGAACA GCGTGCTGGGCAGGGGGGTCCCGCTCCCGCGGCTGCTGAACATCGACTTCACCAACGCTGACATCAATGTCATTGAG GATCTCCTCGTGCTGTCGGCGTGA